Proteins encoded in a region of the Pseudomonas sp. PDNC002 genome:
- a CDS encoding amine dehydrogenase large subunit, translated as MSVARFLAPSVLALGTCLAMSAAHAELPTESIGETVLPFPPSPHRAYIVDVEFENFIAGRVTVVDPEQKKMLGMVSTGFVAPSTLSHDAKTLYSADTFYSRGTRGVRTDVLTAWDTSNLRPKWEVEIPAKRASILTQKYALGASSDDRFVYVYNFTPSTSITVVDTQEKKVASEIAISGCVLNYPVGKRSFASLCGDGQLQITRIGDDGKEVGRSQTPFFDPNKEKLNERGLAVGETYFFVTTDGMVKPVDVSGDKPKMLPSWSLTTDEERKKGWGTGGWQLMAVAPKLNRMYVLMHEEHSAGKWEDPSPFIWVYDLKTQKKIATLEAPKPVWSLHATTDDKPLLLGTDIEGGLQIFDLKTGKYNGSMDKIAKTPILVLSH; from the coding sequence CGCGCTGGGCACCTGCCTCGCGATGAGCGCAGCCCACGCCGAGCTGCCGACCGAGAGCATCGGTGAGACCGTCTTGCCGTTCCCGCCCTCGCCGCACCGTGCGTACATCGTCGACGTGGAGTTCGAGAACTTCATCGCCGGCCGCGTCACCGTGGTCGACCCCGAGCAGAAGAAGATGCTCGGCATGGTCAGCACCGGCTTCGTCGCTCCGTCCACCCTGAGCCATGACGCCAAGACCCTGTACTCCGCCGACACCTTCTACTCCCGCGGCACCCGCGGCGTGCGCACCGACGTGCTGACCGCCTGGGACACCTCGAACCTGCGTCCGAAGTGGGAAGTGGAAATCCCGGCCAAGCGCGCCTCGATCCTGACCCAGAAGTACGCCCTGGGCGCGAGCTCCGACGACCGCTTCGTCTACGTCTACAACTTCACCCCGTCCACCTCGATCACCGTGGTCGACACGCAAGAGAAAAAGGTTGCCAGCGAAATCGCCATCAGCGGCTGCGTGCTCAACTACCCGGTGGGCAAGCGCAGCTTCGCCTCGCTGTGCGGTGACGGCCAGTTGCAGATCACCAGGATCGGCGACGACGGCAAGGAAGTCGGCCGCAGCCAGACTCCCTTCTTCGATCCGAACAAAGAGAAGCTCAACGAACGCGGCCTGGCCGTGGGCGAGACCTACTTCTTCGTGACCACCGACGGCATGGTCAAGCCAGTGGACGTCTCCGGCGACAAGCCGAAGATGCTGCCGAGCTGGTCGCTGACCACCGACGAAGAGCGCAAGAAAGGCTGGGGCACCGGCGGCTGGCAGCTGATGGCCGTAGCGCCCAAGCTGAACCGCATGTACGTGCTGATGCATGAAGAGCACAGCGCCGGCAAATGGGAAGACCCGAGCCCGTTCATCTGGGTCTACGACCTGAAGACCCAGAAGAAGATCGCCACCCTGGAAGCACCCAAGCCGGTGTGGAGCCTGCACGCCACCACCGACGACAAGCCGCTGCTGCTGGGCACCGACATCGAAGGCGGCCTGCAGATCTTCGACCTGAAGACCGGCAAGTACAACGGCAGCATGGACAAGATCGCCAAGACGCCGATCCTGGTCCTGAGCCACTAA
- a CDS encoding methylamine dehydrogenase light chain: MKFLDNLFERSSRQVANVTSRRKLLGRFGSLLVAGAALPIILPIDRTSKALAAEAPKAGDPGDPNSCDYWRYCSIDGFLCTCCGGTTTSCPPGTDASQVTWIGTCRNPADGKDYIISYNDCCGKHSCSQCACTRNESEEPLYRPFNNNDVNWCLGAESRIYNCTVTIIRGVAV, from the coding sequence ATGAAATTCCTCGACAACCTGTTCGAGCGCTCCTCCCGCCAGGTGGCCAACGTCACCTCGCGGCGCAAGCTGCTGGGCCGCTTCGGCTCGCTGCTGGTGGCCGGCGCGGCGCTGCCGATCATCCTGCCGATCGACCGCACCTCCAAGGCGCTCGCCGCCGAGGCGCCGAAGGCCGGCGACCCGGGTGATCCGAACAGCTGCGACTACTGGCGCTACTGCTCCATCGACGGCTTCCTCTGCACCTGCTGCGGCGGCACCACCACCTCCTGCCCGCCCGGCACCGATGCTTCCCAGGTGACCTGGATCGGCACCTGCCGCAACCCGGCAGACGGCAAGGACTACATCATTTCCTACAACGACTGCTGCGGTAAGCACAGCTGCTCCCAGTGCGCCTGTACCCGCAACGAGAGCGAGGAACCGCTGTACCGTCCGTTCAACAACAACGACGTCAACTGGTGCCTGGGCGCGGAATCGCGCATCTACAACTGCACCGTCACCATTATCCGCGGCGTCGCGGTCTGA
- a CDS encoding sterol desaturase family protein — translation MIEFSHPHSRVSALVVDPVVGQLSSLFDLSGRVGVVFLLCSYAIAYVLFRFRQHRGLTQSASFWQFIGGARVNFHRSALLDYRYYLVRGILNVALLVPIVGLVDPYILRSGDYIAFFTNLWGARPQVGENLGLSLLYGLGVFLVSDFKNYWVHRAFHSRWLWAFHKVHHSAAVLTPITASRVHFVEKLAANLAGTALLGAYAGIFWYVCGGQVSAYTLFGVTYLILLFNVLATNLRHSHVWLSFGPVIEHVVNSPAQHQIHHSDAPRHFNRNFGINLSLWDWMFGTLYVTQRTPEPIQFGAGEHDDAKYSSLWSLIVTPFVETGRKMRIALRPQMTTPHDEASKA, via the coding sequence ATGATCGAGTTCTCGCATCCGCATAGCCGGGTATCCGCCCTGGTAGTGGACCCCGTGGTCGGCCAACTCTCCAGCCTCTTCGACCTGAGCGGCCGCGTGGGCGTGGTGTTCCTGCTGTGCTCCTACGCTATCGCCTATGTCCTGTTCCGCTTCCGCCAGCATCGCGGGCTGACGCAGTCGGCATCGTTCTGGCAGTTCATCGGCGGCGCGCGGGTGAATTTCCATCGCTCGGCGCTGCTGGATTACCGCTACTACCTGGTGCGCGGCATCCTCAATGTGGCGTTGCTGGTGCCCATCGTCGGGCTGGTCGATCCGTACATCCTGCGTTCGGGCGATTACATCGCCTTCTTCACCAATCTGTGGGGCGCACGGCCGCAGGTGGGCGAGAACCTGGGCCTGTCGCTACTCTACGGCCTGGGAGTATTCCTCGTCAGTGACTTCAAGAACTACTGGGTGCACCGCGCCTTCCACTCGCGCTGGCTGTGGGCGTTCCACAAGGTGCATCACTCGGCGGCGGTGCTGACGCCGATCACGGCGAGCCGCGTGCACTTCGTGGAGAAGCTGGCGGCGAACCTGGCCGGGACCGCGCTGCTCGGCGCCTACGCCGGTATCTTCTGGTACGTCTGTGGCGGGCAGGTCAGCGCCTATACGCTGTTCGGCGTGACCTACCTGATCCTGCTGTTCAACGTGCTGGCCACGAACCTGCGCCACAGCCATGTCTGGCTGTCGTTCGGGCCGGTGATCGAGCACGTGGTGAACAGCCCCGCCCAGCACCAGATCCACCACAGCGACGCGCCCCGCCACTTCAACAGGAACTTCGGCATCAACCTGTCGCTGTGGGACTGGATGTTCGGCACGCTCTACGTCACCCAGCGCACGCCGGAGCCGATCCAGTTCGGCGCCGGGGAGCATGACGATGCGAAGTATTCGTCACTGTGGAGCCTGATCGTGACGCCGTTTGTGGAAACTGGACGCAAGATGCGGATAGCCCTGCGTCCACAGATGACGACACCTCATGATGAGGCCAGCAAGGCATGA
- a CDS encoding MauE/DoxX family redox-associated membrane protein, with the protein MFSDPILIIASAVAVAVLLASAASHKLRAPMRFARQVEDYGLLPASLVGPVARVLPVVEGVIAFALLVPASRHVAALAATALILFYAGAIGINLWRGRRDIDCGCSGPGQMQPLRPVLLLRNAIIAALALLAASAPQARELGVFDAFVILAASAVTLLLYAAADSLLANHPRLLKLIGR; encoded by the coding sequence ATGTTTTCCGATCCGATCCTGATCATCGCCAGTGCGGTGGCCGTTGCGGTGCTGCTCGCCAGCGCCGCCAGCCACAAGCTGCGCGCGCCGATGCGCTTCGCCCGCCAGGTCGAAGACTACGGCCTGCTGCCGGCCTCGCTGGTCGGCCCGGTGGCCCGCGTGCTGCCGGTGGTCGAGGGCGTCATCGCCTTCGCCCTGCTGGTGCCGGCGAGCCGTCATGTGGCGGCCCTGGCCGCCACGGCGCTGATCCTGTTCTATGCCGGTGCTATCGGCATCAACCTCTGGCGCGGTCGTCGTGATATCGACTGCGGTTGCTCCGGCCCCGGCCAGATGCAACCGCTGCGCCCGGTCCTGCTGCTGCGCAACGCAATCATCGCGGCGCTCGCCCTGCTGGCCGCCAGCGCTCCACAGGCTCGCGAGCTGGGCGTGTTCGACGCCTTCGTGATCCTCGCGGCCAGCGCCGTCACCCTGCTCCTGTATGCCGCGGCGGACAGCCTGCTGGCGAACCATCCCCGTCTGCTCAAACTCATCGGAAGGTGA
- a CDS encoding GntP family permease, which translates to MLGMSHETYLLLDAVVTIIGLILLITRFKIHPFVALIIAAGFLGLTSGMPVATIVKSFQDGFGGVLGFVGIILALGTMLGKMMAESGGADQIARTLIQAFGKQRVHWAMMFAAFLVGIPLFFEIGFILLVPLVFIVARRSGVSLIKIGIPLLAGLSAVHGLVPPHPGPLLAIGVFGADIGKTIFYGLLVALPTAAIAGPIFGAWISKMIPGQPNEELVAQIAHEPDTSNLPSFGATLFTVLLPVFLMLLKTFADVMLADGHVVRAWLDMIGHPITALLLALLLSLYTFGHARGFDSKKILKLLDQSLAPTAAIVMIIGAGGGFKQMLVASGVGDVIGHMAVHAQISPILLAWLVAAVIRIATGSATVATITGAGIVVPVIDLIPGVNRELLVLATGAGSLILSHVNDAGFWLVKQYFNMSVMETFKTWTAMETILSVVGLGFILLLSLFV; encoded by the coding sequence ATGCTCGGCATGTCCCACGAGACCTATCTGCTGCTGGACGCGGTGGTCACCATCATCGGCCTGATCCTGCTGATCACCCGTTTCAAGATCCATCCCTTCGTCGCCCTGATCATCGCCGCCGGCTTCCTCGGCCTGACCTCCGGCATGCCCGTGGCGACCATCGTCAAATCCTTCCAGGACGGCTTCGGCGGCGTGCTCGGCTTCGTCGGCATCATCCTTGCGCTGGGCACCATGCTCGGCAAGATGATGGCCGAGTCCGGCGGCGCCGATCAGATCGCCCGCACGCTGATCCAGGCCTTCGGCAAGCAGCGCGTGCACTGGGCGATGATGTTCGCCGCCTTCCTGGTCGGCATCCCGCTGTTCTTCGAGATCGGCTTCATCCTGCTAGTGCCGCTGGTGTTCATCGTCGCCCGGCGCAGCGGTGTTTCGCTGATCAAGATCGGCATCCCGCTGCTCGCCGGCCTCTCCGCCGTGCACGGCCTGGTGCCGCCACACCCGGGCCCGCTGCTGGCCATCGGCGTGTTCGGCGCGGACATCGGCAAGACCATCTTCTACGGCCTGCTGGTCGCCCTGCCTACCGCCGCCATTGCCGGTCCGATCTTCGGCGCCTGGATCTCGAAGATGATTCCCGGCCAGCCGAATGAAGAGCTGGTGGCGCAGATTGCCCACGAGCCGGACACCAGCAACCTGCCCAGCTTCGGCGCCACCCTGTTCACCGTGCTGCTGCCGGTGTTCCTGATGCTGCTGAAGACCTTCGCCGACGTCATGCTCGCCGATGGCCACGTGGTACGCGCCTGGCTGGACATGATCGGCCACCCGATCACCGCCCTGCTGCTGGCCCTGCTGCTGTCGCTCTACACCTTTGGCCACGCCCGCGGCTTCGACTCGAAGAAGATCCTCAAGCTGCTCGACCAGAGCCTCGCGCCCACTGCTGCCATCGTGATGATCATCGGCGCTGGCGGCGGCTTCAAACAGATGCTGGTGGCCAGCGGCGTGGGCGACGTGATCGGCCACATGGCGGTGCACGCACAGATTTCGCCGATCCTCCTGGCCTGGCTGGTCGCCGCGGTGATCCGCATCGCCACCGGCTCCGCCACCGTCGCCACCATTACCGGCGCGGGCATCGTGGTGCCAGTGATCGACCTGATCCCCGGCGTGAATCGCGAACTGCTGGTGCTCGCCACCGGCGCCGGCTCGCTGATCCTCTCCCACGTCAACGACGCCGGGTTCTGGCTGGTGAAGCAGTACTTCAACATGAGCGTGATGGAGACCTTCAAGACCTGGACGGCGATGGAGACGATCCTCTCGGTGGTTGGACTGGGGTTCATTCTGCTGCTGTCGTTGTTCGTCTGA
- the mauD gene encoding methylamine dehydrogenase accessory protein MauD produces MEGLIVSNILLWVLLIALAFTVMALVRQIGVLHGRIAPAGALMVDKGVAVNEPAPKVTAADRHGRPVNFGYEGERGQLLFFLSPTCPICKSLLPAIKSIAKDKAGELEVIYVSDGDMAAQQALIAEHGLEKAAYVVGPEVGMTYQIGKLPYAALIDSKGVLRAKGLVNSREHLDSLFEVEHLGSATLQQYMNGHSHNGVHTHDASHGHSH; encoded by the coding sequence ATGGAAGGCCTGATCGTTTCCAACATTCTTCTCTGGGTGCTGCTCATCGCCCTCGCCTTCACCGTGATGGCGCTGGTGCGCCAGATCGGCGTCCTGCATGGCCGCATCGCTCCGGCCGGCGCGCTGATGGTCGACAAGGGCGTGGCCGTCAACGAGCCCGCGCCGAAAGTCACCGCCGCCGACCGCCACGGTCGCCCGGTCAACTTCGGTTATGAAGGCGAGCGCGGCCAGCTGCTGTTCTTCCTCTCGCCGACCTGCCCGATCTGCAAATCGTTGCTGCCGGCGATCAAATCCATCGCCAAGGACAAGGCCGGCGAGCTGGAAGTGATCTACGTCAGCGACGGCGACATGGCCGCCCAGCAGGCGCTGATCGCCGAGCACGGCCTGGAAAAAGCCGCCTACGTGGTCGGCCCGGAAGTCGGCATGACCTACCAGATCGGCAAGCTGCCCTACGCCGCGCTGATCGACAGCAAGGGCGTACTGCGCGCCAAGGGCCTGGTGAACTCCCGCGAGCACCTGGACAGCCTGTTCGAGGTCGAGCACCTGGGCAGCGCCACCCTGCAGCAGTACATGAATGGCCACAGCCACAACGGCGTGCACACCCACGACGCCAGCCACGGCCACAGCCACTGA
- a CDS encoding gluconokinase produces MTTSIDAVLIMGVSGCGKSSVGEALCLRNGAFAIEGDSFHPAANIEKMSAGIPLTDEDRAGWLDTLAAELQKAIAAGQRPVLTCSALKLIYRERLRRAVPGLGVVFLELTRDAAAERVATRPGHFMPASLIDSQFAALEPPLSEPLTLHLDATRPVDDLAEAAHLWWRQHSSD; encoded by the coding sequence ATGACCACCTCCATCGATGCCGTTCTCATCATGGGCGTCTCCGGATGCGGCAAATCCAGCGTCGGCGAGGCGCTTTGCCTGCGCAACGGCGCGTTCGCCATCGAAGGCGACTCCTTCCACCCCGCCGCCAACATCGAGAAGATGAGCGCCGGCATTCCGCTCACCGATGAAGACCGCGCCGGTTGGCTCGATACCCTCGCCGCCGAACTGCAAAAGGCCATCGCCGCCGGCCAGCGTCCGGTGCTCACCTGCTCCGCGCTCAAGCTCATCTACCGCGAACGCCTGCGCCGCGCGGTGCCCGGCCTGGGCGTGGTGTTTTTGGAGCTGACCCGTGACGCCGCCGCCGAGCGCGTCGCCACCCGCCCCGGTCACTTCATGCCGGCCAGCCTGATCGACAGCCAGTTCGCCGCCCTCGAACCGCCACTGAGCGAACCGCTGACCCTGCACCTGGATGCCACGCGCCCGGTCGACGACCTGGCCGAAGCCGCGCACCTGTGGTGGCGACAGCATTCCAGCGACTGA
- a CDS encoding NADP-dependent glyceraldehyde-3-phosphate dehydrogenase: MPENHSLDHLFPRLTDIPDTWRPDAPVEQREYLVNGELRRWDGPLAPVRSPIFLATNEGDEQVILGSTPLLDADAALAALDAAVAAYNNGQGEWPNLRVAERIAHIERFLVRMREQRTAVVKLLMWEIGKNLKDSEKEFDRTCDYIVDTIEALKALDRRSSRFELEQGTLGQIRRVPLGVALCMGPYNYPLNETFTTLIPALIMGNTVVFKPAKFGVLLIRPLLEAFRDSFPPGVINVIYGRGRETVSALMASGKVDVFAFIGTHSGAADLKKLHPRPHRLRAALGLDAKNPGIVLPSVDLDNAVSEAITGALSFNGQRCTALKILFVHEDVLESFLDKFSAKLAELKPGMPWEPGVALTPLPEPGKVDYLNDLLQDALAKGAKVINEGGGESRESFFYPALLSPVRADMRIYNEEQFGPLVPVVPYRELDEVIDYVLQSDYGQQLSLFGNDPEKVGPLVDAFVNQVGRININAQCQRGPDSYPFNGRKNSAEGTLSVHDALRTFSIRTLVATRFTDANKELISRIIRDRDSNFLTTDYIF; encoded by the coding sequence ATGCCAGAGAACCACTCGCTCGACCATCTGTTCCCCCGCCTCACCGACATCCCCGACACCTGGCGCCCCGACGCGCCGGTCGAACAACGCGAGTACCTGGTCAACGGTGAGCTGCGCCGCTGGGACGGCCCGCTTGCGCCGGTGCGCAGCCCGATCTTCCTCGCCACCAACGAGGGCGACGAACAGGTCATCCTCGGCAGCACGCCGCTGCTCGACGCCGACGCCGCCCTCGCCGCGCTGGACGCCGCCGTGGCCGCTTACAACAACGGCCAGGGCGAATGGCCCAACCTGCGCGTGGCCGAGCGTATCGCCCACATCGAGCGCTTTCTCGTCCGCATGCGCGAGCAGCGCACCGCCGTGGTCAAGCTGCTCATGTGGGAGATCGGCAAGAACCTCAAGGACTCGGAGAAGGAGTTCGACCGCACCTGCGACTACATCGTCGACACCATCGAGGCGCTCAAGGCGCTGGACCGCCGCTCCAGCCGCTTCGAACTGGAACAGGGAACTCTGGGGCAGATCCGCCGCGTGCCGTTGGGCGTAGCGCTGTGCATGGGCCCGTACAACTACCCGCTGAACGAGACCTTTACCACCCTGATCCCGGCGCTGATCATGGGCAACACCGTGGTCTTCAAGCCCGCCAAGTTCGGCGTGCTATTGATTCGCCCGCTGCTCGAAGCCTTCCGCGACAGCTTCCCGCCGGGGGTGATCAACGTCATTTACGGACGCGGCCGCGAGACCGTCAGCGCGCTCATGGCCAGCGGCAAAGTCGACGTCTTCGCCTTCATCGGCACCCACTCCGGCGCTGCCGACCTGAAGAAACTCCACCCACGCCCGCACCGCCTGCGCGCCGCCCTCGGACTCGACGCCAAGAACCCCGGCATAGTCCTGCCCAGTGTCGACCTCGATAACGCCGTCAGTGAAGCCATTACCGGTGCCCTCTCCTTCAACGGCCAGCGCTGCACCGCGCTGAAGATCCTCTTCGTCCACGAAGACGTGCTGGAGAGTTTCCTCGACAAGTTCAGCGCCAAGCTCGCCGAACTCAAACCCGGCATGCCCTGGGAGCCGGGCGTGGCACTGACGCCGCTGCCCGAGCCGGGCAAGGTCGACTACCTGAACGACCTGCTGCAGGACGCCCTGGCCAAGGGCGCCAAGGTCATCAACGAAGGCGGCGGCGAGAGCCGCGAAAGCTTCTTCTACCCCGCCCTACTAAGCCCGGTGCGCGCCGACATGCGCATCTACAACGAAGAACAGTTCGGCCCGCTGGTCCCCGTGGTGCCCTACCGCGAGTTGGACGAAGTGATCGACTACGTCCTGCAATCCGACTACGGCCAGCAGCTCAGCCTGTTCGGCAACGACCCGGAAAAGGTCGGCCCGCTGGTAGACGCCTTCGTCAATCAGGTCGGCCGCATCAACATCAACGCCCAGTGCCAGCGCGGCCCGGACAGCTATCCCTTCAACGGCCGCAAGAACTCCGCAGAAGGCACCCTCTCTGTCCACGACGCCCTGCGCACCTTCTCCATCCGCACCCTGGTCGCCACGCGCTTCACCGACGCCAACAAGGAACTAATCAGCCGGATCATCCGCGATCGCGACTCCAACTTCCTGACCACGGATTACATTTTCTGA
- a CDS encoding LacI family DNA-binding transcriptional regulator: protein MTVKKNDKKNDKSSRTTGRPTLDEVARRAGVSPITASRALRGVSTVAEELAEKVRQAASELGYVANPAARALASKQSHNIVVLVPSLANQLFIETLEAIHAVMHPRGLEVLIGNYHYSRDEEENLLRNYLSYQPRGLLLTGFDRTESARRMIEASGVPSVYMMDLDPGAGLHCVGFSQIRAGEAAAKHLLKSGRKRLAYIGAQLDQRTLLRGEGYRRALQQAGCYDPALEILTPRPSSVGLGGELFRQLLASQPQVEGIFFGNDDLAHGALLEAMRHGIRIPEQVAVLGFNDLPSSEFMVPRLSSIRTPRKAIGTHAAERLLDLINDKPVSEPVMDLGFELMVRESS, encoded by the coding sequence ATGACCGTCAAGAAGAATGACAAGAAGAACGACAAAAGCTCCCGAACGACCGGCCGACCGACACTGGATGAAGTAGCGCGCCGCGCCGGAGTAAGCCCGATCACCGCTTCGCGGGCCCTGCGCGGGGTGAGCACGGTGGCCGAGGAGCTGGCGGAAAAGGTCCGACAGGCGGCCAGCGAACTGGGCTACGTCGCCAACCCCGCCGCCCGCGCGCTGGCTTCCAAGCAGAGCCACAACATCGTGGTGTTGGTGCCGTCGCTGGCGAACCAGTTGTTCATCGAAACCCTCGAAGCCATTCACGCGGTGATGCACCCACGCGGCCTCGAAGTGCTGATCGGCAACTACCACTACTCCCGTGACGAAGAAGAGAACCTGCTGCGCAACTACCTCTCCTATCAGCCGCGCGGGTTGCTGCTGACCGGCTTCGATCGCACGGAAAGCGCACGACGGATGATCGAGGCGAGCGGCGTGCCGAGCGTCTACATGATGGACCTCGACCCTGGCGCCGGGCTGCATTGCGTGGGCTTCTCGCAGATTCGTGCGGGGGAGGCGGCGGCCAAGCATCTGCTCAAGAGCGGCCGCAAACGCCTGGCCTACATCGGCGCGCAGCTGGACCAGCGCACGCTGCTGCGCGGCGAGGGTTATCGCCGCGCGCTGCAGCAGGCTGGCTGCTACGACCCTGCGCTGGAAATCCTCACGCCGCGTCCCTCTTCGGTGGGCCTTGGCGGCGAGCTGTTTCGCCAGTTGCTGGCCAGCCAGCCGCAGGTCGAGGGCATCTTCTTCGGCAACGACGACCTGGCGCACGGTGCGCTGCTGGAAGCCATGCGCCACGGCATCCGCATCCCCGAGCAGGTGGCGGTGCTGGGCTTCAACGACCTGCCCAGCTCGGAATTCATGGTGCCGCGCCTGTCCAGCATTCGCACACCACGCAAGGCTATTGGCACCCATGCTGCGGAGCGACTGCTCGACCTGATCAACGACAAGCCGGTGAGCGAACCGGTGATGGACCTGGGGTTCGAGTTGATGGTGCGGGAGAGCAGTTGA
- a CDS encoding cytochrome C translates to MRSLVVGALLCSLVAPIAQARAIPDPHQRPAPGNEAEQKPISQLSYTPATNYQLQCAGCHLTEGSGSKANDTPRLHGFVGNFLKVDGGRQFLVRVPGMSQSALNDAQLADLLNWLLRKEGMAGDSMPAEFKPYTAEEVKATRYQALMNLPGTRAGLIQEMRKQGITITDGMSDAY, encoded by the coding sequence ATGCGTAGTCTCGTTGTCGGCGCCCTGCTCTGCAGCCTGGTCGCCCCCATTGCCCAGGCCCGCGCGATCCCCGATCCGCACCAGCGCCCGGCGCCCGGCAACGAGGCGGAGCAGAAGCCGATCTCCCAGCTCAGCTACACCCCCGCCACCAACTACCAGTTGCAGTGCGCCGGCTGCCACCTCACCGAAGGCAGCGGCAGCAAGGCCAACGACACGCCGCGCCTGCACGGCTTCGTCGGCAACTTCCTGAAGGTGGATGGGGGCCGGCAATTCCTCGTGCGCGTGCCGGGCATGTCGCAGTCCGCGCTGAACGACGCGCAACTGGCCGACCTGCTCAACTGGCTGCTGCGCAAGGAAGGCATGGCTGGCGACAGCATGCCCGCCGAGTTCAAGCCGTACACCGCCGAGGAAGTGAAGGCCACGCGCTACCAGGCCCTGATGAACCTGCCCGGCACCCGTGCCGGCTTGATCCAGGAAATGCGCAAGCAGGGCATCACCATCACCGATGGGATGAGCGATGCGTATTGA